A single window of Acetohalobium arabaticum DSM 5501 DNA harbors:
- a CDS encoding FAD-binding protein yields the protein MLLGNYVSKGDRSIKINGEHIKPIIAEAVERSGVNVLNRVNITNYIVVDGKVRGAFGFSVRENKFYLIQAKAVIVATGGASGIYRPNNPGQARHKMWYPPFNAGAGYAMGIRAGRGPCYLDITHLSDEEGQRLKSSFLNMSPDIILKWADEEIEPQEEPIEIYGTEPYIVGGHSQSGYWIDVDRKTTLDGLYAAGDVAGGAPKKYATGCMVEGEIAGLSALEYIEGVDFAELSQDLITKEFRRVWAPLENEGGFKPQDLEERLQKIMDEYAGGLSTDYRIYEEKLLQARQLLARFKQDLSDAKTENKH from the coding sequence ATGTTATTAGGTAATTATGTTTCTAAAGGTGACCGCAGTATTAAGATTAATGGAGAACATATTAAACCGATTATAGCCGAGGCAGTAGAAAGAAGCGGCGTAAATGTATTAAATAGAGTTAATATCACTAATTATATAGTAGTAGATGGTAAAGTTCGTGGTGCTTTTGGATTTTCGGTTAGAGAGAATAAGTTTTATCTTATTCAGGCTAAAGCAGTCATAGTTGCTACCGGTGGTGCCTCAGGAATTTATAGGCCTAATAATCCCGGTCAGGCCCGGCATAAGATGTGGTATCCGCCCTTTAATGCTGGAGCTGGTTATGCTATGGGAATTAGAGCCGGGAGAGGCCCCTGTTATTTAGATATTACTCATCTCAGTGATGAGGAGGGACAGAGATTAAAATCCTCGTTTCTAAATATGTCGCCAGATATTATTCTAAAGTGGGCCGATGAAGAGATAGAACCACAGGAAGAACCGATAGAGATATATGGCACTGAGCCGTATATAGTGGGAGGACATTCCCAATCAGGTTACTGGATTGATGTGGATCGGAAGACAACGCTTGACGGGTTATATGCAGCCGGAGATGTAGCTGGAGGGGCACCTAAGAAGTATGCCACTGGCTGTATGGTAGAAGGAGAGATTGCTGGTTTAAGTGCTTTAGAATATATTGAAGGAGTTGACTTTGCTGAATTAAGCCAGGATTTGATCACTAAGGAGTTTAGACGGGTCTGGGCTCCACTTGAAAATGAGGGTGGATTTAAACCTCAAGACTTAGAAGAACGATTACAGAAGATAATGGATGAATATGCTGGAGGCTTAAGTACTGATTATCGAATTTATGAAGAAAAGTTATTGCAGGCTAGGCAATTATTAGCGAGATTTAAACAGGATTTAAGTGATGCTAAAACTGAAAATAAGCACTAA
- a CDS encoding sulfurtransferase TusA family protein, with protein sequence MLNLLIDKEENGDIEVIDLRGVECPMNFVKAKVAMAPLDEGKVLEIYLDQGEPIANVPDSLASEGHEILDQHKTAEGHYVLRVKKN encoded by the coding sequence TTGTTAAATTTATTAATAGATAAAGAAGAGAATGGAGACATAGAAGTTATTGATTTAAGAGGGGTTGAGTGTCCAATGAATTTTGTCAAGGCCAAGGTAGCTATGGCACCGTTGGATGAAGGAAAAGTTTTAGAGATTTATCTTGACCAGGGAGAACCTATCGCCAACGTGCCGGATAGCTTGGCTTCCGAAGGACATGAAATTTTGGACCAACATAAGACAGCAGAGGGGCATTATGTGTTGAGAGTTAAAAAGAATTAG
- a CDS encoding heavy metal translocating P-type ATPase — protein sequence MEQAQQLERSTLKIADMTCASCAQRVESALDNTEGVIDATVNFAAEKATVEFNPAQVSDYDLKQIVEDTGYEVVEEEKTEVEEQDEDQQKIAKARSKMLWSWGLTIPIILWMIPEMFLGIAWPTETVYHLGMIALATPILLLVGRKTYYTAYKAISHGSANMDVLIAMGTGAAFITGPASFFTPLADYAGVAGMIMTFHLTGRYIETKAKGRASQAIKKLLELGAKTATVVREGEEVEVPVDEVQVGDIMVIKPGEKVPTDGEIIEGESAIDESMATGESMPVKKTVGDEVIGATINQRGLIKVKATKVGKDTFLSQVIKMVEEAQGTKVPIQEFADRVTSIFVPTVLIIAAVTFGLWLLFPETLREVTTWAAAYLPWVNPNLGLITGAIFATIAVLVIACPCALGLATPTALMVGTGMGAENGVLIRKGEAIQTLKEVHTIVFDKTGTITEGHPAVTDLVPSEGFSEAELLQLAASVEAGSEHPLGEAIVRRAQEDDLTIDDISGFEAITGKGVQAQVGDSQVFVGSRRLMDEQDIDVSPVEDRMKTLEEEAKTAMLIGVDNQLAGIIAVADPLKEDSKQAIAELRDLGLETAMITGDNERTAKAIAQEVGIDHVVAEVLPDGKVDEIMKLQDEFGTVAMVGDGINDAPALTQANVGIAIGTGTDIAIESSDVTLVRGNLSSVITAIKLSRATFRKIKQNLFWAFIYNTIAIPVAILGLLHPIIAEAAMATSSISVVTNANLLRRVDVQPRYLEK from the coding sequence ATGGAGCAGGCACAACAATTAGAGAGAAGTACTTTAAAGATTGCTGATATGACCTGCGCTAGTTGCGCACAGCGTGTAGAAAGTGCTTTGGATAATACTGAAGGAGTTATAGACGCAACAGTTAACTTTGCAGCTGAAAAGGCAACTGTTGAATTCAATCCAGCCCAAGTTAGTGACTATGATTTAAAGCAAATAGTAGAGGATACAGGATATGAAGTAGTTGAAGAGGAGAAAACAGAAGTAGAAGAGCAAGATGAAGACCAACAAAAGATTGCAAAAGCACGTAGTAAGATGTTATGGAGTTGGGGACTGACGATTCCGATTATCTTATGGATGATTCCCGAGATGTTTTTGGGGATTGCTTGGCCGACAGAGACAGTTTATCATCTGGGAATGATTGCTTTAGCTACTCCGATTCTATTATTGGTAGGACGAAAGACTTATTATACAGCTTATAAAGCTATCTCTCATGGTAGTGCCAATATGGATGTCTTGATTGCGATGGGAACTGGAGCAGCCTTTATAACTGGACCGGCTAGTTTCTTCACCCCATTAGCAGATTACGCTGGAGTAGCCGGGATGATTATGACTTTTCACTTAACAGGCCGCTATATTGAAACCAAAGCTAAAGGTAGAGCTTCCCAGGCAATTAAGAAGTTATTAGAACTAGGTGCCAAGACAGCAACAGTAGTTCGTGAGGGAGAAGAAGTAGAAGTTCCAGTTGATGAAGTTCAAGTGGGAGATATAATGGTTATTAAGCCAGGAGAAAAGGTTCCTACTGATGGAGAAATTATTGAAGGAGAGAGTGCTATAGATGAATCAATGGCTACCGGAGAGTCAATGCCGGTAAAAAAGACAGTAGGAGATGAAGTGATCGGAGCTACGATTAACCAGCGAGGCTTAATTAAAGTTAAGGCTACTAAGGTTGGTAAGGATACCTTTTTATCCCAAGTGATTAAGATGGTGGAAGAAGCGCAGGGCACTAAGGTGCCTATCCAAGAATTTGCCGATAGAGTAACAAGTATTTTTGTACCTACAGTATTAATTATAGCAGCTGTAACTTTTGGTTTATGGCTATTATTCCCTGAGACTTTGAGAGAAGTTACTACCTGGGCAGCAGCTTATCTACCGTGGGTTAATCCTAACTTGGGCTTGATTACAGGAGCTATCTTTGCTACTATAGCCGTTTTAGTAATTGCTTGTCCTTGTGCTTTAGGATTGGCAACTCCAACTGCTCTAATGGTTGGTACAGGAATGGGGGCAGAAAATGGTGTCTTAATTAGAAAAGGCGAAGCAATTCAGACTTTAAAAGAAGTCCATACCATTGTCTTTGATAAGACCGGGACTATAACTGAAGGCCATCCGGCAGTAACTGATTTAGTACCTAGTGAGGGCTTTAGTGAAGCAGAACTATTACAGTTAGCTGCTAGTGTAGAAGCAGGTTCTGAACATCCCTTAGGAGAAGCAATAGTCAGAAGAGCCCAAGAAGATGATTTAACAATAGATGATATATCTGGTTTTGAAGCAATTACTGGTAAAGGGGTGCAGGCCCAGGTCGGTGATAGTCAAGTGTTTGTAGGAAGTAGAAGATTAATGGATGAACAAGATATAGATGTTTCTCCAGTAGAAGACAGAATGAAAACATTGGAGGAAGAAGCCAAAACTGCTATGTTAATTGGAGTTGATAATCAATTAGCAGGAATTATAGCAGTAGCTGACCCTCTAAAAGAAGATTCTAAACAAGCAATTGCTGAACTAAGAGATTTAGGTTTAGAGACAGCAATGATTACAGGAGATAATGAACGAACTGCTAAGGCAATTGCTCAGGAAGTAGGAATTGATCATGTAGTAGCCGAAGTCTTACCTGATGGCAAGGTAGATGAGATTATGAAGTTACAGGATGAATTTGGAACAGTTGCCATGGTAGGAGATGGCATTAATGATGCTCCAGCTTTAACTCAAGCTAATGTAGGAATTGCCATTGGAACAGGGACAGATATTGCGATTGAATCTTCTGATGTTACTTTAGTTAGAGGAAATCTATCTTCAGTAATTACAGCTATTAAGTTATCTCGGGCTACCTTTAGAAAGATTAAGCAGAATCTATTCTGGGCCTTTATCTACAATACAATTGCTATTCCAGTGGCGATTTTGGGATTATTACATCCAATTATAGCTGAAGCAGCAATGGCAACTAGCTCTATTAGTGTAGTTACTAATGCAAACTTATTACGTCGAGTTGATGTGCAGCCGAGGTACTTAGAAAAATAA
- a CDS encoding cytochrome c biogenesis CcdA family protein, which translates to MQEVSIIVALLAGITSFVSPCVLPLVPAYVSYITGSAAQKGRLFTLVRAIGFVIGFSIIFILMGASASYLGQLFARYQSIFTKISGILIIVFGLQMVGILKFDLLYKEVRFKGPQQATNWFSSILMGMAFAAGWTPCVGTVLASILLYAGSSTTVVTGVLLLTVYSLGLGIPFILTAVFINKFTSLSNKINKYLPLISKVSGVVMIIFGILLYLNQIQKLSQYFYW; encoded by the coding sequence ATGCAGGAGGTTTCGATCATTGTTGCTTTATTAGCTGGAATAACTTCTTTTGTTTCGCCTTGTGTTTTACCATTAGTTCCGGCCTATGTAAGCTATATAACAGGTAGTGCGGCCCAAAAAGGAAGGCTATTTACTTTAGTTAGAGCTATAGGATTTGTAATTGGTTTTTCAATTATATTTATTTTAATGGGGGCTTCAGCCAGTTATTTAGGCCAGCTGTTTGCTCGGTATCAGTCTATATTTACTAAGATAAGTGGAATTTTAATTATTGTCTTTGGTCTGCAGATGGTAGGGATACTTAAATTCGATTTATTATATAAAGAGGTTAGATTTAAGGGGCCCCAACAAGCAACTAACTGGTTTAGTTCAATCTTAATGGGGATGGCTTTTGCAGCTGGTTGGACGCCCTGTGTAGGAACTGTTTTGGCTTCTATCCTGTTATATGCAGGTTCATCTACCACAGTGGTAACAGGGGTCTTGTTATTAACGGTTTATTCTTTAGGTTTAGGAATTCCTTTTATTTTAACTGCAGTCTTTATTAATAAGTTTACTTCATTATCAAATAAGATTAATAAGTATCTGCCCTTGATTTCTAAGGTTAGTGGAGTAGTGATGATTATCTTTGGAATACTACTTTATTTAAATCAGATTCAGAAGTTGAGTCAGTATTTTTATTGGTAG
- the feoB gene encoding ferrous iron transport protein B, with product MDCCDITHQIDIPEKAQKVVLAGNPNVGKSIFFNDFTGVYVDVSNYPGTTLDISSGKYNDKVVLDTPGVYGVSSFNDEERVARDVILSADVVVNIVDAVHLERDLFLTQQIIDMGIPVVIALNMMDEAQENGLDIDVDKLSRELGVPVIPTVAPEGKGLEEVKRVIDTAQKGEVSLTEEVEADLNEMELNRREGLLVLEGDVNVANRNNLEPTDKKEEIYRQRRERVNEITDKVLSQATEDTNFKVKLGRWMVRPITGIPMLLAVLYGLYEFIGVFVAQTIVDFTEGAVFAETYEPFIKGIVGNLVAIDSLLGKLLVGQFGILTMAVTYTFGLLLPLVIGFYLFLSLLEDSGYLPRVAVLVDRVLTSLGMNGRAIIPMLLGFGCVTMATITTRLLGSKRERIIAVFLLGLAIPCSAQLGVIVGLIAPLGAKYFMIYVATIAVVYILSGTFLNRVMPGKSTDLLIDLPPLRWPKLSNILRKTYIKSKSFIKEAGPIFVIGAAVVTVMQNFGILTAIQELVAPITVGWLELPKEAATAFIMGIVRRDFGAAGLTDLAMTPVQTIVSLITITLFVPCIAAMMIMIKERNWKESLAIWFGSWITAFVVGGIVAKIL from the coding sequence ATGGACTGTTGTGATATTACTCATCAAATTGATATACCTGAAAAGGCTCAAAAAGTAGTATTAGCAGGAAATCCAAATGTAGGTAAGTCTATTTTCTTTAATGATTTCACGGGAGTCTATGTAGATGTATCCAACTATCCCGGAACAACACTGGATATTAGTTCTGGAAAGTACAATGATAAAGTAGTCCTTGATACGCCGGGAGTTTATGGAGTATCATCTTTTAATGATGAAGAAAGAGTAGCTCGGGATGTAATTTTATCGGCTGATGTAGTAGTTAATATTGTAGATGCTGTGCACTTAGAGCGGGATTTATTTTTAACGCAGCAGATTATAGATATGGGTATTCCAGTAGTGATAGCACTGAATATGATGGATGAAGCTCAGGAGAATGGCTTAGATATTGATGTGGATAAGTTAAGCAGAGAGCTTGGAGTACCAGTTATTCCTACTGTAGCTCCTGAAGGCAAAGGATTAGAAGAAGTAAAACGAGTTATTGATACTGCTCAAAAAGGAGAGGTTAGTTTAACTGAAGAAGTAGAAGCTGACTTGAATGAGATGGAGCTTAACCGCCGTGAGGGATTATTGGTGTTAGAAGGCGATGTTAATGTAGCTAATAGAAATAATCTAGAACCTACAGATAAGAAAGAAGAAATTTATCGGCAGCGGCGGGAACGAGTAAATGAAATTACTGATAAAGTGCTTAGTCAAGCTACAGAAGATACTAATTTTAAGGTTAAATTAGGACGATGGATGGTTAGACCAATTACAGGAATTCCGATGTTGTTGGCAGTGCTGTATGGTTTATATGAATTTATTGGAGTTTTTGTAGCCCAGACAATAGTTGATTTTACTGAGGGAGCTGTATTTGCTGAAACCTATGAACCATTTATTAAGGGCATTGTGGGAAATTTAGTAGCTATTGATTCTCTGTTGGGGAAATTATTAGTTGGTCAGTTTGGAATATTAACAATGGCTGTAACTTATACCTTTGGTTTATTGCTTCCGTTAGTAATTGGGTTTTATTTATTTTTATCTTTACTGGAAGATTCAGGTTACTTGCCCCGGGTTGCTGTGTTAGTGGATAGAGTACTTACTTCGTTGGGAATGAATGGACGGGCTATTATTCCTATGTTATTAGGATTTGGCTGTGTAACAATGGCGACTATCACCACCAGATTGTTGGGTTCTAAGCGAGAGCGGATTATTGCGGTCTTCTTATTGGGCTTGGCTATTCCATGTTCGGCTCAGTTGGGAGTGATTGTAGGTTTGATTGCTCCACTGGGAGCGAAATACTTTATGATTTATGTAGCTACTATTGCTGTGGTTTATATCTTAAGTGGAACGTTTTTAAATCGAGTAATGCCTGGTAAGTCTACTGATTTACTAATAGATTTACCGCCGCTTAGATGGCCTAAATTAAGTAATATACTCCGTAAGACCTATATTAAGTCGAAGTCATTTATTAAAGAAGCAGGACCGATCTTTGTAATAGGAGCAGCAGTAGTAACGGTAATGCAGAATTTTGGTATCTTGACAGCAATTCAAGAATTAGTAGCTCCAATTACTGTGGGATGGCTGGAACTACCAAAAGAAGCAGCTACTGCTTTCATTATGGGAATTGTTCGTCGAGACTTTGGAGCTGCAGGATTGACTGATTTAGCAATGACTCCGGTACAGACGATAGTTTCACTGATTACTATTACTCTATTTGTGCCCTGCATTGCAGCGATGATGATCATGATCAAAGAAAGAAACTGGAAAGAATCTCTGGCTATCTGGTTCGGAAGCTGGATTACGGCCTTTGTTGTTGGTGGAATTGTAGCAAAAATATTATAA
- a CDS encoding FeoA family protein, translating to MTLADVKRGDEFQITTIPEENVRAQALRFGISEGSEVSCAEKVPGGPVIVARNLQEIAVGRNLAEQIAVELQGREDR from the coding sequence ATGACTTTAGCTGATGTCAAACGAGGAGATGAATTTCAAATTACTACTATTCCTGAGGAGAATGTACGGGCTCAGGCATTGAGATTCGGGATTTCGGAAGGATCAGAAGTTTCTTGTGCGGAAAAAGTACCTGGAGGACCAGTTATTGTAGCTAGAAATTTGCAGGAGATAGCTGTAGGAAGAAACTTAGCAGAACAGATAGCAGTTGAATTACAGGGGAGAGAGGATAGATAA
- the mnmA gene encoding tRNA 2-thiouridine(34) synthase MnmA, with translation MLGLDQNRVVVAMSGGVDSSLAAAILKKEGYEVIGITMKIWPSEETPVDNENGCCSLSAVNDARRVAYKLDIPFYVINFEDLFKRTVIQNFKNEYAQARTPNPCVVCNKVIKFNAFLNKAKELGAYYMATGHYAKIIQNEDGRYLLKKSAAPDKDQTYMLYNLTQEQLKHTIFPLAEYTKQQTRELAKDYDLKVYDKPESQEICFIPDDDYRRFLQENHPEIIEPGPILDVEGNKLGEHKGLPFYTIGQRRGLGLENNKKLYVVDMDPERNALIVGDNEDVFAKELIVEEINWISIEKLTEPKEVQAKIRYNSPAAEATIYPVEENVAKVVFAEPQRAITPGQSAVFYNQNIVVGGGVIKE, from the coding sequence ATGTTAGGTCTAGATCAAAATAGAGTAGTAGTAGCAATGAGTGGCGGGGTAGATAGCTCACTAGCAGCAGCGATATTGAAGAAAGAAGGATATGAGGTTATTGGAATTACAATGAAGATTTGGCCTTCCGAAGAAACACCTGTTGATAACGAGAATGGTTGTTGTTCTCTGTCGGCTGTAAATGATGCCAGAAGAGTAGCTTATAAATTAGATATTCCATTCTATGTTATCAATTTTGAAGATTTATTTAAAAGAACAGTAATTCAAAATTTCAAAAATGAGTATGCCCAGGCTCGAACACCTAATCCTTGTGTGGTCTGTAATAAAGTAATTAAGTTTAATGCTTTCTTAAATAAAGCAAAAGAACTGGGAGCATATTATATGGCTACTGGACATTATGCAAAAATAATCCAAAATGAAGATGGAAGATATCTATTGAAAAAATCTGCTGCTCCGGATAAAGACCAAACATATATGTTGTATAATCTGACCCAGGAACAGTTAAAGCATACTATTTTTCCTTTAGCTGAATATACTAAGCAGCAGACAAGGGAGTTAGCAAAAGATTATGATCTAAAAGTATATGATAAACCTGAAAGCCAGGAGATCTGTTTTATTCCCGATGATGATTATAGAAGATTTCTACAAGAAAACCATCCAGAAATTATTGAGCCTGGGCCGATACTGGATGTAGAAGGAAATAAACTGGGTGAGCATAAAGGACTGCCCTTTTACACTATTGGGCAGCGTAGAGGTTTAGGATTAGAGAATAATAAAAAGTTATATGTAGTAGATATGGACCCAGAGCGAAACGCCTTGATTGTAGGAGATAATGAAGATGTATTTGCTAAAGAACTGATTGTAGAAGAGATAAACTGGATTTCAATTGAGAAGTTAACTGAACCTAAGGAAGTACAAGCTAAGATAAGATATAATTCTCCGGCAGCTGAAGCTACTATATATCCTGTGGAGGAAAATGTAGCTAAAGTAGTCTTTGCTGAGCCTCAACGTGCAATTACTCCCGGCCAATCTGCAGTGTTTTATAACCAGAACATAGTAGTAGGTGGTGGAGTAATTAAAGAATAA
- a CDS encoding RrF2 family transcriptional regulator has product MQLSTKGRYGVRAMFDLALQQKEGPIPLKEIAERQKISDNYLEQLIAVLKNNRLVESVRGAYGGYLLAKPPEEISIGDIIRALEGPIDLADCVGGRSCEFEDNCIVELIWQKVKKEIDDILDSITLEDLLQEAANAQQDDKQHGYMYYI; this is encoded by the coding sequence ATGCAGCTCTCCACTAAAGGAAGATATGGGGTGCGGGCTATGTTCGATTTGGCTCTTCAGCAAAAAGAAGGCCCTATTCCTCTTAAAGAGATTGCTGAAAGACAGAAAATATCCGACAATTATCTGGAACAGTTGATTGCCGTTTTAAAGAATAACAGGCTAGTAGAGAGTGTTCGGGGAGCTTATGGCGGATATTTATTGGCCAAACCGCCAGAAGAAATATCTATTGGAGATATTATTAGAGCCTTAGAAGGGCCAATTGACCTTGCTGATTGTGTAGGAGGTAGAAGTTGTGAATTTGAAGATAACTGTATAGTAGAATTAATCTGGCAAAAGGTTAAAAAAGAAATTGATGATATATTAGATTCAATTACTTTAGAGGATTTATTACAGGAGGCAGCTAATGCTCAACAAGATGATAAACAACATGGATATATGTATTATATATAA
- the cysK gene encoding cysteine synthase A, with the protein MEINDNITELIGQTPLVKLNRVVPRGAAEVVVKLDSFNPGSSIKDRIALSMIKTAEEEGKLKQGGTIVEPTSGNTGIGLALVGTAKGYEVVLTMPDTMSVERRKLLSALGANLVLTPGQEGMPGAIEKAEELAAENDDYFMPQQFKNSANPNIHRQTTAQEILQATEGEIDAFVAGVGTGGTITGIGEVLKSKVDEVEIIAVEPADSPVLNGGQPGPHSIQGIGAGFVPEVLNTEILDEVVTIKDKDAEITARKLAAEEGIFVGVSSGAAVAVAIEVAKRLGPDNRVVAIAPDTGERYLSTTLFEDEE; encoded by the coding sequence ATGGAAATTAATGATAATATAACTGAATTAATTGGTCAGACGCCACTGGTTAAATTAAATAGGGTTGTACCCAGAGGAGCAGCAGAAGTAGTAGTTAAGTTAGACTCTTTTAATCCCGGCAGTAGTATTAAAGATAGAATAGCACTGAGTATGATAAAAACTGCTGAAGAAGAAGGGAAACTTAAGCAGGGAGGAACAATTGTAGAACCTACCAGCGGAAATACAGGAATTGGATTGGCTCTGGTTGGAACAGCAAAGGGCTATGAAGTTGTTTTAACTATGCCTGATACAATGAGTGTGGAACGGAGAAAGTTATTGTCAGCTTTAGGAGCTAATTTAGTTCTTACTCCGGGACAAGAAGGCATGCCAGGGGCAATTGAAAAAGCAGAAGAATTAGCAGCTGAGAATGATGATTATTTTATGCCTCAGCAGTTCAAGAATTCAGCTAATCCAAATATTCATCGTCAGACTACTGCCCAGGAGATTTTACAGGCTACCGAAGGGGAGATAGATGCTTTTGTAGCTGGTGTGGGTACAGGAGGAACAATTACCGGAATAGGTGAAGTTTTGAAGTCAAAGGTTGATGAAGTAGAGATTATAGCTGTAGAACCAGCTGATTCTCCAGTTTTAAATGGAGGCCAACCAGGGCCTCACAGTATTCAAGGTATTGGAGCTGGTTTTGTGCCTGAAGTATTGAATACAGAGATATTAGATGAAGTAGTTACGATTAAAGATAAAGACGCTGAAATTACAGCCCGAAAATTAGCTGCTGAAGAAGGGATTTTTGTAGGAGTTTCTTCTGGAGCAGCAGTGGCGGTAGCTATTGAAGTAGCTAAACGTTTAGGTCCGGATAATAGGGTAGTGGCTATTGCTCCTGATACCGGCGAAAGATATTTAAGTACTACATTATTTGAAGATGAGGAATGA